In the Alistipes provencensis genome, CGTATCGGCGGGTACGGCCCGCTCGTCGTTCAACGGATCGGCTTCGTACCTGAATCAGGACGGTATTCTGGCCAAGGGCAAATCGAATTTCAAGCGCTATACGATCAACCTCTCGGCCGAACACAAGCTGCTGCGCAACGATGCGCTGACCGTCGGCGAGAATGTCGTGGTAAGTCATGTCAAGAAACAGTCCGTGACGCAGAACTCCTCGACGGCGGGACCGTTGGTCGGAGCCCTGAGCATGGACCCCCTCACCCCGGTTTACGATCCCTACCAGACCGATGAACTTTATGGAGGGTTCGGTGTTTCGAAATATGTGTCGCAGGAGGTTGTGAACCCCGTGGCGCGCATCTACTATTCGAACGGCCGCACGCTCTACACCACGATGAAGGGAAGCGTTTTCGCAGAACTCAAGTTCCTGAAGGATTTCCGGCTCCGGGGTTCGGCCGGCGCCGACATCACATGGACCGACGGATTCGGCTATTCCCCGATGTACAAGCTCAACTCGACGACCGGGAATACGTCGGCCAACGGTGCTTCGCAGAGCTACGACCAGAATCGCCGCTTCAATTACGAAGGCTATCTCACATGGGGGCATACCTATGATGACCGGCATGAGGTGTCGGCCATGCTCGGCGCCTCGCTGCTTCAGCGCAGCACCCTTTCGCTGAGCGCCAGCCGCAATGACCTGAAGATCGACGACGAGGAGCACGCCTATATTTCGATGGCGACCAATTCGTCGGCTTCGGCCAGCGGTGGTCCGGGCAACCCCTCGGCCATCGTGTCGTTCTTCGGTCGCGTTAATTATGCCTACGATAACCGCTATATGATGACGGCCACTGTCCGCCGCGACGGTTCGTCGCGTTTCGGGCCCAACAACCGTTTCGGTACATTCCCCTCGGTATCCGTGGGCTGGAATGTCGCCAATGAGAGTTTCCTGCGTGACGTGCGTTGGCTCGACGCCCTGAAATTCCGTGCTTCGTGGGGACAGAACGGTAATGAGAATATCGGGGATTTTGCCTATCTGGCAACCATTTCGACCTATGGTCTTGGTTATCCTTTCGGGGCGCAGGATGCGAACGGAAACCTTGCGGTGGGTGCGGCCCCGACCAAATTGGCCAATCCCGACCTGAGGTGGGAGACTTCCGAACAGACGGACATCGGTCTCGACGTGCGGCTTTTCGGTTGCCTCGGGCTTACGTTCGATTACTATGTCAAGAAGACCAAAGACCTGCTCGTCACGATACCTATTCCGCTGATGTTGGGCAACTCGTTCCCGACGGCCAATGCCGGTAACGTGAAGAACTCGGGTGTGGAGTTCGCCGTGGATTTCCAGCGCCGGTTCGGCAAATGGAATATCGCCGTAAACGGCAACGTCTCCTATAATAAAAATAGAGTCACCTATGTCGGAACCGACACCGGGTACGTCACGGGTTCGACCGTTCAGGGCATTACGGGTGCTGTAACCCGCATGGAGGCCGGACATGCCATGTCGTATTTTTGGGGCTATAAGACGCTGGGCATCTTCCAGAATCAGGCGGAGATCGATGCGTGGGTCAATTCGAAGGGCGTACAGATCCAGCCCGACGCCCGCCCCGGCGATTTCCGGTATCAGGACACCGACGACAGCGGCTCGATTGACGACAACGACCGCGTGGATTTGGGCAATCCCTTCCCGACGGTAACTTTCGGACTGAACGTCAACGTCAGCGCCTACGGATTCGATCTGGGCATCACCTCGGCGGGACAGGCCGGCAACAAGATCTTCAGCGTACTGCGCCGTCCCGACCTGACGATGAGCAACTACGGGGCATGGGTGCTCGACCGCTGGCATGGCGAGGGAACGTCGAATTCGATTCCCCGCGTAACCTCCTCCGATACGAATCTCAACTGGACGCGGCCGTCGGATTTTTACCTCAGGGACGGGGATTTCTGGCGCATCCGCAACATCACGCTCGGCTATACAGTCAATATCCCCGAGAAGTACTACCTGCGCAAAGTGCGCGTCTTCGCATCGGTCGACAATGCCTTTACATTCACGAAGTACGACGGTTACGACCCCGAAGTGGGCAACGGCGGATCGATTCTCGGATCGGGCATCGACCGGGGTGTCTATCCCCGTCCGCGTACCGTGTCGGTCGGCCTGAACCTCACCTTCTAACCCGAAAAACAAGCGTTATGAAACATACTAAGATTTATTTGATCGTCGCCGCAGGCCTGATGTGTCTGGGAGGCCCGGCCTGCAACTCGCTGCTCGACCTCACCCCGCCGATGAACGATGTGGAGGATAATTTCTACAAGAAAGAGACCGACATGTACCAGTCGCTCACTTCGGCCTACAATGTGCTGACATGGAGCGCCCCGAAAGCCGTCGGCGGCGGTGCGCAGAACTGCGCGTTCGAAGTGGTCAGCGAAATTCTCGGCGACTGCTGCTACGCCGGAGGCGCCAATGCCAACGACGCCGTGCAGACCAGCCGTCTCGACCGCTTCACGATGCTGGTTTCAGACCTCTATCCCGAGGCCCTGTGGCACAAGTATTACACCGGCATCTACCGCTGCAACAAGTTTTTCGAGAAGATCGACGGCGCCGTATTCAACGACGAGGATTTGCGTGCGATGTATAAGGCTGAGGGGCATTTTCTGCGTGCCTACTACTATTTCGATCTGGTGCGCCTGTTCGGTAATGTGCCGCTGATCCTCAAACCGCTCACTCCGGCCGATTATGCCCAGAAGCAGGCCGAACCGGCGGTCATCTACGAACAGATTGCTACCGACCTGATGGCGGCGATTGAGATGACGCGTGCCGACGGCTCCCCGGCGATGGCCGAGGCCGCCAATCAGTTCGATGCTGCGGACAAGGGCCGCGCCACGCTTGATGCCGCCAAGGCGCTGCTTTGCCGCGTATGGCTTTACTACACGGGTTACTACGGCCAGCAGGAATTGCCCGGGGTATCCGCGGCGGAGATGATCCGCATGATCGAGGAGGTGGCCGACAGCGGCAACTACTCGTTCCTGACTAACGCCTATGCGAAAGATACAGCCAGCGGTGTCTCCCCGCTGTGGAACGTTTCGAACAAGAACTGTTCGGAGGAGGTTTTCACCATCCAGTATTCGGCGCTTTCGAAGTGGGGCGACTGGACCAACCGCGAAGGTTGCATGGGCAATCAGGCTGTGATCCTGTGGGGCATCCGCGACGTCGGTTCGCCTTATGCCGCCGGCTGGTCGTTCGCTCCGGTGGCCAAGCGCCTTTTCAATGCCTACGATCCCGCCGATCCGCGCCGTTGGGCGACGCTGATCAATGCCAATGCCGCTGACGGCAGCAACGACGGCGAAGGGCTGAAATATACGGAAGGATTCCAGAACACGGGCTATTTCTGCCGCAAGTTCACGCCGCTGACGGCCAACAATGCTTCGTCGGGTTCGCGCGAACTGAACTACCCGAACAATTACCCCTCGATCCGCTGGACCGATGTATTGCTGATGGCTGCCGAAATGGAGTTCCGCTACGGTTCGCAGGGCAAGGCGTTCGAATATTACGCCAAGGTGCGTGAACGTGCGCTGGGAGCCGGATCGGCCGGCAATGCCGGAGAGCTGACGCTGAACAAGATTCTCGACGAGCGTCTGCTCGAACTCGCCCTCGAAGGCCACCGTTACTGGGACATCCTGCGTCAGGGCGACACCTATGCTGCCAGCGTGCTGACCAACGGCGAGGAGGGTGAGTTCGCCGTAACGTGGGACAAAACGCGCCGCGGCCTGCTGCCGATCCCGCAGTACGAGATTACGCAGTCGCGCAATTCGCTGGTACAGAATCCCGGCTACTAACCATCAAAACGAACTTGCTATGAAAAAAATAATCAGCATACTGACCATCGCGCTCGCGGCCGTGGGGTGCACGATCGACGAGCGCCCCGAACTGCCCGACGGACGAGTTTCCGACCTGAAGATCGTCGTGACCCCGGGCGAGGTGCAGAACACCTACCTGCTGCGCACGAACCGCACCGACGTGATCGCATTCTGGGACCTTGGCAACGGCAATACGGCTTCGGGAGTCAATTCGGTAATGGCCGAATACCCTTTTCCGGGCGATTATACGATCTCGCTGAAAGCCTACGGCGACAACGGCCGGACGAACGACGTTTCGGTGAAACTCTCCGTGACGACGGAAAACCTCTTCCTGCTGAGCGATCCGATG is a window encoding:
- a CDS encoding SusC/RagA family TonB-linked outer membrane protein yields the protein MSENLHGRAVLPGFRRMLLALAGLFFLLSGSAQSQSTVSGVVTDASGEGIAGVAVIVKGTTTGTSTDMKGAYTIRASKSDVLVFSFLGYKTQEVAVHNRMEIDVRLESDSQQVDEVVVVGYGVQKKSLVTGAISSVKGSALETTGIMRADDALAGKTAGVQVVSNSGQPGSDVQIYIRGIGTNGTATPIYIVDGMAVSGIEYLNPSDIESIEVLKDAASSAIYGARGGNGVVIITTRRSKDGQWSVNYDFSYGIQNIARKIDVLNAREYAIIQNEAAINGGKELLFTDEQIASFRQGTDWQEAILNRNAGAQRHNVRVSAGTARSSFNGSASYLNQDGILAKGKSNFKRYTINLSAEHKLLRNDALTVGENVVVSHVKKQSVTQNSSTAGPLVGALSMDPLTPVYDPYQTDELYGGFGVSKYVSQEVVNPVARIYYSNGRTLYTTMKGSVFAELKFLKDFRLRGSAGADITWTDGFGYSPMYKLNSTTGNTSANGASQSYDQNRRFNYEGYLTWGHTYDDRHEVSAMLGASLLQRSTLSLSASRNDLKIDDEEHAYISMATNSSASASGGPGNPSAIVSFFGRVNYAYDNRYMMTATVRRDGSSRFGPNNRFGTFPSVSVGWNVANESFLRDVRWLDALKFRASWGQNGNENIGDFAYLATISTYGLGYPFGAQDANGNLAVGAAPTKLANPDLRWETSEQTDIGLDVRLFGCLGLTFDYYVKKTKDLLVTIPIPLMLGNSFPTANAGNVKNSGVEFAVDFQRRFGKWNIAVNGNVSYNKNRVTYVGTDTGYVTGSTVQGITGAVTRMEAGHAMSYFWGYKTLGIFQNQAEIDAWVNSKGVQIQPDARPGDFRYQDTDDSGSIDDNDRVDLGNPFPTVTFGLNVNVSAYGFDLGITSAGQAGNKIFSVLRRPDLTMSNYGAWVLDRWHGEGTSNSIPRVTSSDTNLNWTRPSDFYLRDGDFWRIRNITLGYTVNIPEKYYLRKVRVFASVDNAFTFTKYDGYDPEVGNGGSILGSGIDRGVYPRPRTVSVGLNLTF
- a CDS encoding RagB/SusD family nutrient uptake outer membrane protein gives rise to the protein MKHTKIYLIVAAGLMCLGGPACNSLLDLTPPMNDVEDNFYKKETDMYQSLTSAYNVLTWSAPKAVGGGAQNCAFEVVSEILGDCCYAGGANANDAVQTSRLDRFTMLVSDLYPEALWHKYYTGIYRCNKFFEKIDGAVFNDEDLRAMYKAEGHFLRAYYYFDLVRLFGNVPLILKPLTPADYAQKQAEPAVIYEQIATDLMAAIEMTRADGSPAMAEAANQFDAADKGRATLDAAKALLCRVWLYYTGYYGQQELPGVSAAEMIRMIEEVADSGNYSFLTNAYAKDTASGVSPLWNVSNKNCSEEVFTIQYSALSKWGDWTNREGCMGNQAVILWGIRDVGSPYAAGWSFAPVAKRLFNAYDPADPRRWATLINANAADGSNDGEGLKYTEGFQNTGYFCRKFTPLTANNASSGSRELNYPNNYPSIRWTDVLLMAAEMEFRYGSQGKAFEYYAKVRERALGAGSAGNAGELTLNKILDERLLELALEGHRYWDILRQGDTYAASVLTNGEEGEFAVTWDKTRRGLLPIPQYEITQSRNSLVQNPGY